A genome region from Erigeron canadensis isolate Cc75 chromosome 3, C_canadensis_v1, whole genome shotgun sequence includes the following:
- the LOC122590703 gene encoding stigma-specific STIG1-like protein 1 — MTMNIIFMIAATMAIALTITFTFTDNTHQETTTLTAGPPGPPDVVLNPWPKRVSRFLAENKNPRAADHCKKDDEICYILEGGKNLTCCNNKCMDLSEDKHNCGACKNKCKFTSSCCRGECVNLAYDKRHCGVCGNKCMPGGYCIYGLCNYA, encoded by the coding sequence ATGACCATGAATATAATCTTCATGATTGCGGCCACCATGGCCATCGCCCTAACCATCACCTTCACCTTCACAGATAACACTCATCAAGAAACAACGACGCTCACAGCTGGACCCCCTGGGCCACCAGATGTAGTACTGAACCCATGGCCTAAAAGGGTGAGTAGGTTCTTAGCCGAGAACAAGAACCCAAGAGCCGCGGATCATTGTAAGAAAGATGATGAGATTTGCTACATCCTAGAAGGCGGCAAAAACTTGACTTGTTGCAACAACAAGTGTATGGATTTAAGCGAGGATAAACACAACTGCGGAGCATGCAAGAACAAGTGCAAGTTTACGAGCTCGTGTTGCAGAGGGGAGTGTGTGAACTTGGCTTACGACAAGAGGCATTGTGGGGTGTGCGGTAACAAGTGTATGCCTGGTGGTTATTGCATTTACGGTCTCTGCAATTATGCTTAA